From the genome of Variovorax sp. RA8, one region includes:
- a CDS encoding phospholipase D family protein has product MNAWVRLLRVALLCALAAGLGACGSLPPARERPAAFAAPADPSTMLAKVVAASTPPGEHSGFRLMPLGVYSLDARIQLAKRAERSLVVQYYQLENDGVGRLLMRALREAAARGVKVRVLVDDLYTAKSQYLLLALSRTPNVEVRLFNPFCCGRDGFLSRFAASPHEIYRLNHRMHNKLFIADGAMAVVGGRNIADEYFVLSEAQNFIDMDAVVVGKVLPQLEAIFDTYWNSEQVWPIGEVVRGQGGTTPGTAEFDSWVDMAAPAPKVVLPPNDILGYGPISEELDEGRMGLLWGTARAVADPPTKPTTMTAEEALATSVTMKIWERLLEAKQEVQMTSPYLVPGEQGMAAFEELGRRKIKLVLLTNSLAANDEPLVHTGYMRYRERLLKAGADLYELSPERTTASKRFGSFGSSLGRLHAKTAAIDRSRILLGSANLDPRSATQNTEMGMLIDSPQLAREMLRVINVSRVQNSYRLRLAKDTGRLEWLTTDGEKEIVLTSEPEATFFQRFYNRLIAPIVPEMLL; this is encoded by the coding sequence ATGAACGCATGGGTCCGTCTGCTGCGCGTGGCGTTGCTGTGCGCCCTCGCCGCAGGGCTCGGGGCCTGCGGCTCGCTGCCGCCGGCGAGGGAGCGGCCCGCCGCATTCGCAGCGCCGGCCGATCCGTCGACCATGCTGGCCAAGGTGGTAGCCGCCTCGACGCCGCCGGGCGAGCATTCCGGCTTCCGCCTGATGCCGCTGGGGGTGTATTCGCTGGACGCCCGTATCCAGCTCGCCAAGCGCGCCGAACGCTCCCTGGTGGTGCAGTACTACCAGCTCGAGAACGACGGCGTCGGCCGGCTGCTGATGCGCGCGCTGCGCGAGGCCGCGGCCCGCGGCGTCAAGGTGCGCGTGTTGGTGGACGATCTCTACACGGCCAAGAGCCAGTACCTGCTGCTGGCGCTTTCGCGGACGCCAAACGTCGAGGTGCGGCTGTTCAACCCGTTCTGCTGCGGACGCGACGGCTTCCTCTCGCGCTTCGCCGCCTCGCCGCACGAGATCTACCGGCTCAACCACCGCATGCACAACAAGTTGTTCATCGCGGACGGCGCGATGGCGGTGGTCGGCGGGCGCAACATCGCCGACGAGTACTTCGTGCTGAGCGAGGCGCAGAACTTCATCGACATGGATGCGGTTGTCGTCGGCAAGGTGCTGCCGCAGCTCGAAGCCATCTTCGACACCTACTGGAACAGCGAGCAGGTCTGGCCCATCGGCGAGGTCGTGCGCGGCCAGGGCGGCACGACGCCCGGCACCGCCGAGTTCGATTCCTGGGTCGACATGGCCGCTCCGGCGCCCAAGGTCGTCCTGCCGCCCAACGACATCCTCGGCTACGGCCCGATCTCGGAGGAACTCGACGAGGGACGCATGGGCCTGCTGTGGGGCACGGCCCGTGCCGTGGCCGATCCTCCCACCAAGCCCACGACCATGACCGCCGAGGAGGCCCTGGCGACCAGCGTGACGATGAAGATCTGGGAGCGCCTGCTCGAGGCCAAGCAGGAGGTGCAGATGACCTCGCCCTACTTGGTGCCTGGCGAGCAAGGCATGGCTGCCTTCGAGGAACTGGGCCGGCGCAAGATCAAGCTGGTTCTCCTGACCAACTCCCTGGCGGCCAACGACGAACCGCTCGTGCACACGGGCTACATGCGCTACCGCGAGCGGCTGCTGAAAGCGGGGGCCGACCTCTATGAATTGAGCCCGGAACGCACCACGGCGAGCAAGCGCTTCGGCTCCTTTGGCAGCTCGCTGGGCCGGCTGCATGCGAAGACCGCGGCCATCGATCGCTCGCGAATCCTGCTCGGCTCGGCCAATCTCGATCCGCGCTCGGCCACGCAGAACACCGAAATGGGCATGCTAATCGACAGCCCGCAGCTGGCACGCGAGATGCTGAGGGTCATCAACGTGAGCCGGGTCCAGAACTCCTACCGCCTGCGTCTGGCCAAGGACACTGGCCGGCTCGAATGGCTGACCACCGATGGCGAGAAGGAAATCGTTCTCACCTCCGAACCGGAGGCGACCTTCTTCCAGCGCTTCTACAACAGGCTGATCGCGCCGATC
- a CDS encoding peroxiredoxin: MTRRILARLAAFGLASLGLSPALAALDVGDPVPKFTATAALGGKTFNYSLADALAKGPVVVYFFPAAGTTDCNIEAHAFAEAMDQFEAVGATVIGVSADDIETLKDFSVKQCQSKFPVAADRSKVVIEGFDAVMQTRPDFANRLSYVVAPNGTVAYYYQNLNPDKHVERMLNALKALPKQTAKR, encoded by the coding sequence ATGACACGACGGATTCTCGCGCGTCTCGCCGCCTTTGGGCTCGCAAGCCTCGGACTTTCACCGGCCCTTGCCGCCCTGGACGTCGGGGATCCGGTGCCCAAGTTCACGGCGACCGCCGCGCTGGGCGGCAAGACCTTCAACTATTCGCTGGCCGATGCGCTGGCCAAGGGCCCGGTGGTGGTGTATTTCTTCCCGGCAGCCGGCACCACCGACTGCAACATCGAGGCGCATGCCTTCGCCGAGGCCATGGACCAGTTCGAGGCGGTGGGCGCCACTGTGATCGGCGTGTCGGCCGACGACATCGAAACGCTGAAGGATTTCTCGGTCAAGCAGTGCCAGAGCAAGTTCCCGGTGGCCGCCGACCGATCGAAGGTCGTGATCGAGGGCTTCGACGCGGTGATGCAGACCCGTCCCGATTTCGCCAACCGGCTGTCCTACGTGGTCGCGCCGAACGGCACGGTCGCCTACTATTACCAGAACCTCAACCCGGACAAGCACGTCGAGCGCATGCTCAACGCGCTCAAGGCGCTTCCCAAGCAGACTGCCAAGCGCTAG
- a CDS encoding aldehyde dehydrogenase family protein, translating into MQLHYIANESVPSSSGRTLPVLDPSDGQPFDELQRGNAADIDAAVRAARDCFEGSWQKQSAAERGRLLYRLSQKIAEHTDELALLEQRDCGKPVKQARADALALVRYFEFYAGACDKLHGETIPYQEGYSVFTWREPHGVTGHVIPWNYPMQIFGRSVGGALAAGNVCVVKPSEDACLSLIRVAQLAAEVGFPPGAINIVTGYGHEVGDALARHPGIDHISFTGSPKVGTLIQQVAAERHCPVTLELGGKSPQIIFADADLGAAIPVLINAIVQNAGQTCSAGSRVLVEREIYELLLERLGQAFEALRVGPAAMDLDVGPLIRQTQQQRVWDFLSDAQHAGIPMVAQGVVVDEAPQTGFYQAPTLLRDVPVTHRLAQEEVFGPVLAAMSFRDEDEAVAQANATEFGLVAGIWTKDGGRQFRMAKRVKSGQVFINNYGAGGGVELPFGGVKSSGYGREKGFEALYGFTTLKTVAVRHG; encoded by the coding sequence ATGCAGCTCCATTACATCGCCAACGAAAGCGTCCCCTCCTCCTCGGGCCGCACCCTCCCCGTCCTCGACCCGTCCGACGGCCAGCCCTTCGACGAGCTGCAGCGGGGCAACGCAGCCGACATCGACGCGGCCGTGCGCGCCGCGCGCGACTGCTTCGAGGGCAGTTGGCAAAAGCAGAGCGCGGCCGAGCGCGGCCGGCTGCTCTACAGGCTGTCGCAGAAGATCGCCGAGCACACCGACGAGCTGGCGCTGCTCGAGCAGCGCGACTGCGGCAAGCCCGTCAAGCAGGCGCGCGCCGATGCGCTGGCGCTGGTGCGCTACTTCGAGTTCTATGCCGGCGCCTGCGACAAGCTGCACGGCGAGACCATCCCCTACCAGGAGGGCTACAGCGTCTTCACCTGGCGCGAGCCGCACGGCGTCACCGGCCACGTCATTCCGTGGAACTACCCGATGCAGATCTTCGGCCGCAGCGTCGGCGGCGCGCTGGCCGCAGGCAACGTCTGCGTGGTCAAGCCCTCCGAGGACGCCTGCCTGTCGCTGATCCGCGTTGCGCAGCTGGCGGCGGAGGTCGGCTTCCCGCCCGGCGCGATCAACATCGTGACCGGCTACGGCCATGAAGTGGGCGATGCGCTGGCGCGGCACCCGGGCATCGACCACATCAGCTTCACCGGCAGCCCGAAGGTGGGCACGCTGATCCAGCAGGTGGCGGCCGAGCGACACTGCCCCGTCACGCTGGAGCTGGGCGGCAAGAGCCCGCAGATCATCTTTGCCGACGCCGACCTGGGCGCCGCCATCCCGGTGCTGATCAACGCGATCGTGCAGAATGCCGGGCAGACCTGCTCGGCCGGCTCGCGCGTGCTGGTCGAGCGCGAAATCTACGAGCTGCTGCTGGAGCGCCTGGGCCAGGCCTTCGAGGCGCTGCGCGTCGGCCCTGCGGCCATGGACCTGGACGTCGGCCCGCTGATCCGCCAGACCCAGCAGCAACGCGTCTGGGACTTCCTGTCCGACGCCCAGCATGCCGGCATCCCGATGGTGGCCCAGGGCGTGGTGGTCGACGAGGCACCGCAGACCGGCTTCTACCAGGCGCCCACTTTGCTGCGCGACGTGCCGGTGACGCACCGGCTGGCCCAGGAGGAAGTCTTCGGCCCGGTGCTCGCGGCAATGTCCTTCCGCGACGAAGACGAAGCCGTGGCACAGGCCAATGCCACCGAGTTCGGCCTGGTCGCCGGCATCTGGACGAAGGATGGGGGTCGCCAGTTCCGCATGGCCAAGCGCGTCAAGAGCGGCCAGGTCTTCATCAACAACTACGGCGCCGGCGGCGGCGTGGAGCTGCCTTTCGGCGGCGTCAAGTCCTCGGGCTACGGCCGCGAGAAGGGCTTCGAGGCGCTCTACGGCTTCACCACGCTCAAGACGGTGGCCGTGCGCCACGGCTGA
- a CDS encoding ZIP family metal transporter, whose translation MNRSSSIASAAVRPSLPLRQAFGIAIVLAGVLVLGAQFWHYAAARPVVLQALTGGSIAALATALGTLPIVFSQRLSDRTQDTLFGFGAGVMLAASAFSLIIPGIAAARAAGADAWGAGGIVGSAVLLGGLALLVLDRVLPHEHFIKGVEGRDTRVLRRTWLFVFAIALHNLPEGLAIGVGFAGGDALRGSALATGIAIQDVPEGLVVAAALLAAGYRRPFAVAIGMASGLVEPLGAVFGAAIVSHSALLLPWGLGFAAGAMLFVISHEIIPESHRKGHEAFATGGLMVGFVLMMLLDTALG comes from the coding sequence ATGAACCGCAGTTCCTCCATCGCCAGCGCCGCCGTGCGCCCCTCCTTGCCATTGCGGCAGGCCTTCGGGATTGCCATCGTGCTGGCCGGCGTCCTGGTGCTGGGCGCGCAGTTCTGGCACTACGCGGCCGCCCGGCCGGTGGTGCTGCAGGCCCTGACCGGCGGCTCGATCGCGGCGCTCGCCACCGCGCTGGGCACCTTGCCGATCGTGTTCTCGCAGCGCTTGTCGGACCGCACGCAGGACACGCTGTTCGGCTTCGGCGCAGGCGTGATGCTGGCAGCCAGCGCCTTCTCCCTGATCATCCCCGGCATCGCCGCGGCGCGCGCTGCGGGCGCGGATGCCTGGGGCGCCGGCGGCATCGTGGGCAGCGCGGTCCTGCTGGGCGGCCTGGCGCTGCTGGTGCTGGACCGGGTGCTGCCGCACGAGCACTTCATCAAGGGCGTGGAAGGGCGGGACACGCGCGTGCTGCGGCGCACCTGGCTCTTCGTGTTCGCGATCGCGCTGCACAACCTGCCGGAAGGCCTGGCGATCGGCGTCGGCTTTGCCGGTGGGGATGCACTGCGCGGCAGTGCTCTGGCGACCGGCATCGCGATCCAGGATGTGCCCGAGGGCCTGGTCGTCGCCGCGGCGCTGCTGGCCGCGGGCTATCGCCGGCCCTTCGCGGTGGCGATCGGCATGGCCTCCGGCCTGGTCGAGCCGCTGGGAGCGGTGTTCGGTGCCGCGATCGTCAGCCACTCGGCGCTGCTGCTGCCCTGGGGCCTGGGCTTCGCGGCCGGGGCGATGCTCTTCGTGATCAGCCACGAGATCATCCCGGAGTCCCATCGCAAGGGCCATGAGGCGTTTGCGACGGGCGGGCTGATGGTGGGCTTCGTGCTGATGATGCTGCTGGATACCGCGCTGGGCTGA
- a CDS encoding NAD(P)-dependent oxidoreductase produces MNSNPAILVMRDTVIGDALDELAARLQAEGALVRRGDDAVAARRPLEVCVNAAHLNACEVIVSTPRYSIGPDTLAAAPQLKSIVLPTIGIDSVDVDAVAARGITVANSATPENFEGLAEATVLLMLTLIRHPRSPRGVSRSLQGKTVGLLGFGRVGRSVAQRLQGWGAQLLAHAPSSQTATEGVRLVPFDTLLSESDMLSVHSTLNATSRHLIDRRAIERMKAGAWLINTARGGLVDEDALCDALESGHLGGAAIDVFEVEPLPEKSRLRAAPCVILTPHRVGHTVELYRSLADAAYANVAAAISKARAG; encoded by the coding sequence ATGAATTCAAACCCGGCCATTCTTGTGATGCGCGACACGGTCATCGGCGACGCGCTGGACGAACTCGCAGCTCGGCTCCAGGCGGAGGGCGCTCTCGTTCGGCGCGGTGACGACGCCGTTGCAGCGAGGCGGCCATTGGAGGTGTGCGTGAATGCGGCACACCTGAACGCCTGCGAGGTCATCGTGTCGACGCCTCGCTACAGCATTGGCCCCGATACGCTGGCCGCGGCGCCACAGCTGAAGTCTATCGTGCTACCCACGATCGGGATCGACTCGGTCGACGTCGATGCAGTCGCAGCAAGGGGCATCACAGTCGCCAACAGTGCCACGCCGGAAAACTTCGAAGGTTTGGCAGAAGCAACAGTGCTTCTCATGCTGACACTGATCCGGCACCCGCGTTCGCCACGCGGAGTGTCCCGCAGCTTGCAAGGAAAGACTGTGGGGCTGCTCGGGTTCGGTCGGGTCGGGCGTTCCGTGGCGCAACGTCTGCAGGGCTGGGGAGCGCAGTTGCTCGCGCATGCGCCGTCTTCGCAGACGGCAACGGAAGGAGTCCGGCTGGTGCCGTTTGACACATTGCTTTCCGAGTCCGACATGCTCTCTGTGCACAGCACGTTGAACGCGACATCCCGGCATCTTATCGACCGCCGCGCCATCGAGCGCATGAAGGCGGGCGCCTGGTTGATCAACACCGCGCGGGGTGGCCTTGTCGACGAGGACGCACTCTGCGATGCACTTGAAAGTGGGCACTTGGGCGGCGCCGCGATCGATGTTTTCGAAGTCGAACCTCTCCCCGAGAAGAGCCGCCTGCGCGCCGCGCCATGCGTCATCCTGACGCCGCACAGGGTCGGTCACACGGTGGAACTCTATCGCTCGCTCGCCGACGCAGCGTATGCCAACGTTGCCGCCGCTATCTCGAAGGCGCGTGCTGGCTGA
- a CDS encoding alpha/beta fold hydrolase codes for MTICSTSRGQLAYDRSGAGPCVVLLHPIGIDRSWWDAFVTAWSPVRTIITIDMLGHGESEPLTSSITLAEHARCIWEVLDAQGIGAASFLGVSMGGMVAQYAAIQRPQAVRALIACATSATFRDDARTTIRARGNAGIAGKMAEVVPETLRRWFSDHAPAQLVARCETALLQQDWYSWSANWQAISAVETIEGLSVINVPTLAVACAADASLPAAVTRRIAEAARGELILVEGASHFGIFETPASFIDLIDAFLRKHEREGESSSANRS; via the coding sequence GTGACGATTTGCTCGACCTCACGGGGGCAACTCGCCTACGACAGGTCGGGCGCAGGGCCGTGCGTCGTCCTCCTGCACCCGATCGGCATCGACCGCTCTTGGTGGGACGCCTTTGTGACGGCGTGGTCGCCAGTGCGAACCATCATCACCATAGACATGCTGGGCCATGGTGAATCCGAGCCCCTGACGTCGTCCATCACGTTGGCGGAGCATGCGCGTTGCATCTGGGAGGTCCTAGATGCGCAGGGAATTGGGGCAGCATCGTTCCTTGGCGTTTCGATGGGCGGCATGGTTGCGCAGTATGCTGCCATCCAGAGGCCGCAGGCCGTGCGCGCACTCATTGCCTGTGCCACGTCGGCGACGTTTCGTGACGATGCACGTACCACGATCCGCGCCCGGGGGAACGCTGGTATTGCCGGAAAGATGGCAGAGGTGGTCCCCGAGACACTGCGCAGGTGGTTCAGCGATCACGCGCCTGCGCAGTTGGTCGCGCGCTGCGAAACGGCGCTGCTCCAGCAGGACTGGTACAGCTGGAGCGCAAACTGGCAGGCGATCTCCGCGGTGGAGACGATCGAGGGACTTTCTGTCATCAATGTGCCGACACTCGCCGTCGCATGTGCGGCCGACGCGAGTCTGCCTGCCGCGGTGACGCGTCGCATCGCGGAAGCCGCACGAGGCGAACTCATTTTGGTTGAGGGCGCGTCGCACTTCGGAATCTTCGAAACACCCGCGAGCTTCATCGACCTGATCGACGCCTTCCTGCGCAAGCACGAGCGTGAGGGGGAAAGCAGCAGCGCAAACCGCTCATGA
- a CDS encoding CaiB/BaiF CoA transferase family protein, giving the protein MTFPIGTPGAPLAGYRVLDLTTFLSGPFATQVLADMGAEVVKIEPPNGGDSSRTIPPYFVEGDSAYFLGINRSKRSIALDLKSPHGVALLKEMIAVCDVVVENYRPGVAARMGLDSRGLRAHHPRLIWASISGFGQTGPWKDHPAYDMIVQALSGVMSLTGEAGRPSVRLGIPAGDIVAGMYASIAINAALADRERTGKGRAIDISMLDCQLAMLSYQSTYALVAGITPQPQGAKHDSIPTYRSFVGEDGRELVVTANTERMWRGMCSALGCAELADDARFCNAHSRLAHRNELWPILEAAFRTKPAADWIEPLQSQGVPVALIKKVPEALADAREAGRGMVMQLEDLDGRSVEVVGNPIKLQGESPLVPRYPPRLGEGAHQVLASWLGKAERDVDLIVASGALQLAHG; this is encoded by the coding sequence ATGACTTTCCCTATCGGCACGCCGGGTGCCCCATTGGCCGGCTACAGGGTCTTGGACCTGACAACTTTCCTGTCCGGTCCGTTTGCCACCCAGGTCTTGGCGGACATGGGCGCCGAAGTGGTCAAGATCGAGCCACCCAATGGGGGGGATTCCAGCCGCACGATTCCACCTTATTTCGTAGAAGGGGACAGCGCGTATTTTCTGGGGATCAACAGGAGCAAACGCAGCATTGCATTGGACTTGAAGTCGCCACACGGTGTCGCGCTGCTGAAAGAGATGATCGCGGTCTGCGACGTGGTGGTTGAGAATTACCGCCCAGGTGTCGCCGCGCGCATGGGCCTGGATAGCCGGGGGCTGAGAGCGCACCACCCTCGCTTGATCTGGGCTTCGATAAGCGGATTCGGGCAGACCGGCCCGTGGAAGGATCACCCAGCGTACGACATGATCGTTCAGGCACTATCGGGCGTTATGAGCTTGACGGGGGAGGCCGGCCGTCCGTCGGTGAGACTCGGCATTCCTGCCGGAGACATCGTGGCGGGCATGTACGCCTCCATCGCGATCAATGCAGCGCTGGCTGACCGCGAGCGGACCGGGAAAGGACGCGCGATCGACATTTCCATGCTGGACTGCCAGTTAGCGATGCTTTCCTACCAGAGCACGTATGCCTTGGTGGCCGGGATCACGCCACAACCGCAAGGCGCCAAGCATGACTCGATTCCCACCTACCGGTCATTCGTCGGCGAGGACGGACGCGAATTGGTCGTGACCGCCAATACTGAGCGCATGTGGCGGGGGATGTGCTCCGCGCTTGGGTGCGCGGAACTGGCCGACGATGCCCGCTTTTGCAATGCGCACAGCCGCCTGGCTCATCGCAACGAGCTATGGCCGATCCTTGAAGCCGCATTTCGCACCAAGCCAGCCGCGGACTGGATCGAGCCGCTACAGAGTCAGGGCGTCCCGGTGGCGCTCATCAAGAAGGTCCCTGAAGCATTGGCGGATGCGCGCGAAGCAGGCCGCGGCATGGTCATGCAACTCGAGGACCTCGACGGGCGCTCCGTCGAAGTCGTCGGAAACCCGATCAAGCTGCAAGGTGAGTCGCCGCTGGTTCCGCGATATCCGCCGAGGCTCGGCGAAGGCGCCCACCAAGTGCTGGCATCCTGGCTGGGAAAAGCGGAACGAGACGTGGATTTGATCGTGGCGTCGGGTGCCTTGCAGTTGGCACATGGGTAA